A DNA window from Streptomyces bacillaris contains the following coding sequences:
- a CDS encoding DUF692 domain-containing protein yields the protein MRLGIGIGWRPEIAAEVEALTGIDWVEAVAENLCADHLPDSLVRLRERGVTVVPHGVSLGLGGADRPAPERLAGLAARAELLGTPLVTEHIAFVRAGGPLTASPRLEAGHLLPVPRTWDALDVLCENVRIAQDALPVPLALENIAALISWPDEELTEGQFLAELVERTGVRLLIDVANLHTNHVNRGEDPAKALDELPVEAIAYVHVAGGIEKDGVWHDTHAHPVSAPVLDVLAELRSRVDPPGVLLERDDAFPPGAELAAELETIRGTLRSAAPVAGARTHALQGALARAALPVRTPRPGARDRTAVAQTSLLSALVAGTPAPEGFDHRRLRAQSRALAAKRADVVAKVAPELPEILGDGYRAAFLSYAMSRPMSGGYRRDAMEFVERILVSGGLPDPVAQRRLTHWWEDRSGPRPPGRTSRLVRAARAVLVGK from the coding sequence ATGAGGCTGGGCATCGGGATCGGCTGGCGGCCGGAGATCGCCGCCGAGGTGGAGGCGCTCACGGGGATCGACTGGGTCGAGGCGGTGGCGGAGAACCTCTGCGCCGACCACCTCCCCGACTCCCTGGTCCGCCTGCGGGAGCGGGGCGTCACCGTCGTACCGCACGGCGTCTCGCTCGGCCTGGGCGGTGCCGACCGCCCGGCCCCCGAGCGGCTCGCGGGGCTGGCGGCCCGCGCCGAGCTGCTCGGTACGCCTCTGGTGACCGAGCACATCGCGTTCGTACGAGCCGGGGGGCCGCTGACCGCCTCTCCGCGGCTGGAAGCGGGCCACCTGCTGCCGGTCCCGCGCACCTGGGACGCGCTGGACGTGCTCTGCGAGAACGTGCGCATCGCTCAGGACGCATTGCCCGTGCCGCTGGCCCTGGAGAACATCGCGGCCCTGATCTCCTGGCCCGACGAGGAGCTGACCGAGGGGCAGTTCCTGGCGGAGCTGGTCGAGCGGACCGGGGTGCGGCTGCTGATCGACGTGGCCAACCTGCACACCAACCACGTCAACCGGGGCGAGGACCCGGCGAAGGCCCTGGACGAGCTGCCGGTGGAGGCCATCGCGTACGTCCATGTGGCGGGCGGGATCGAGAAGGACGGCGTCTGGCACGACACGCACGCCCACCCGGTGTCCGCCCCGGTCCTGGACGTCCTGGCCGAGCTGCGCTCCCGCGTCGACCCGCCGGGCGTCCTGCTGGAGCGCGACGACGCCTTCCCGCCGGGCGCGGAGCTGGCGGCCGAGCTGGAGACGATCCGGGGGACGCTGCGGTCGGCGGCCCCGGTGGCCGGTGCGCGTACGCACGCGCTTCAGGGAGCCCTCGCACGCGCCGCCCTCCCGGTCCGCACCCCCCGTCCCGGAGCCCGCGACCGTACCGCCGTCGCTCAGACCTCACTGCTCTCCGCGCTCGTCGCCGGGACGCCGGCCCCCGAGGGGTTCGACCACCGGCGGCTGCGGGCGCAGAGCCGGGCGCTGGCCGCCAAGCGGGCCGACGTCGTCGCCAAGGTGGCCCCCGAGCTGCCGGAGATCCTCGGTGACGGCTACCGCGCCGCGTTCCTCTCCTACGCCATGTCCCGCCCGATGAGCGGCGGTTACCGGCGCGACGCCATGGAGTTCGTCGAGCGGATCCTGGTCTCCGGCGGGCTCCCCGACCCCGTCGCACAGCGTCGGCTGACGCACTGGTGGGAGGACCGCTCGGGGCCCCGGCCGCCGGGCCGGACCTCCCGTCTCGTCCGGGCGGCCCGTGCCGTCCTCGTAGGGAAGTGA
- the zapE gene encoding cell division protein ZapE, which translates to MSSSTAFPGQSPLAETAPLSLCAREPHVPADRLVAEMVPPPRFDSVRFDTYVPDPNQPSQSEAVTVLSGFAAGLGGSHATGAGRRKWFGSRKPAAPAGPRGVYLDGGYGVGKTHLLASLWHATPAEPALKAFGTFVELTNLVGALGFQQTVRTLSGHRLLCIDEFELDDPGDTVLVSSLLSRLVENGVALAATSNTLPGKLGEGRFAAADFLREIQGLSSHFRPLRIDGEDYRHRGLPEAPAPYTDEQVTRAAYATPGASLDDFPGLLAHLAKVHPSRYGALTDGIGAVCLTGVTAVPDQSTALRLVVLADRLYDREVPVLASGLPFDRLFSDEMLNGGYRKKYFRAISRLTALARDAKGLVTQ; encoded by the coding sequence GTGTCGTCCTCCACCGCGTTTCCGGGGCAGAGCCCCCTTGCCGAAACGGCCCCGCTGTCCCTGTGCGCCCGCGAGCCGCACGTCCCCGCCGACCGTCTGGTGGCGGAGATGGTGCCGCCGCCGCGCTTCGATTCGGTGCGCTTCGACACCTACGTACCCGACCCGAACCAGCCCAGCCAGAGCGAGGCCGTGACCGTGCTGTCCGGCTTCGCCGCCGGGCTCGGCGGGTCGCACGCGACGGGTGCCGGGCGCCGGAAGTGGTTCGGCAGCAGGAAGCCCGCCGCGCCGGCCGGACCGCGCGGGGTGTATCTGGACGGCGGCTACGGCGTCGGCAAGACCCACCTGCTCGCCTCCCTCTGGCACGCCACGCCCGCCGAGCCCGCGCTGAAGGCGTTCGGCACGTTCGTGGAGCTGACCAACCTGGTGGGCGCGCTGGGCTTCCAGCAGACCGTGCGGACGCTGAGCGGGCACCGGCTGCTCTGCATCGACGAGTTCGAGCTGGACGACCCGGGCGACACCGTGCTGGTCTCCTCGCTGCTCAGCCGGCTGGTGGAGAACGGGGTGGCACTGGCCGCGACCTCCAACACGCTGCCGGGCAAGCTGGGCGAGGGCCGGTTCGCCGCCGCCGACTTCCTGCGCGAGATCCAGGGCCTGTCCTCGCACTTCCGCCCGCTGCGCATCGACGGCGAGGACTACCGGCACCGGGGGCTGCCCGAGGCCCCGGCCCCGTACACGGACGAGCAGGTCACCCGCGCCGCGTACGCCACGCCGGGCGCCTCGCTGGACGACTTCCCCGGGCTGCTGGCGCACCTGGCGAAGGTGCACCCGAGCCGGTACGGGGCGCTGACCGACGGCATCGGGGCCGTCTGCCTGACCGGGGTGACGGCCGTGCCCGACCAGTCGACGGCGCTGCGGCTGGTGGTGCTGGCCGACCGGCTGTACGACCGGGAGGTGCCGGTGCTGGCGTCCGGGCTGCCGTTCGACCGGTTGTTCAGCGACGAGATGCTGAACGGCGGGTACCGGAAGAAATACTTCCGGGCAATCTCGCGGCTGACGGCACTGGCGCGTGACGCGAAGGGCCTGGTGACCCAGTAG
- a CDS encoding polysaccharide deacetylase family protein: MTTLTVAGVLLGGALAGCGGGTPPPPAPVPTPPAAAASPAPPKKPPTMAPGPAGRTPVFERRPATGTPAGRSPSDEKVVALSFDADMTADQGPRAKAGERFDNPELIALLRRLKVPSTVFMTGRWAEEYPAQAKDIGADDLFEVANHSYSHYAFTADCYGLPVVAKETMARDVERAFAAFREAGVRNVVPYFRFPGGCYDDAALRALAPANVTAVQWDVVSGDAFATDAGAVARQVLDGVRPGSLVVLHCTRSAAPVTGEAVGRIVPELRKRGYRFVKVSELMEG; the protein is encoded by the coding sequence ATGACGACGCTGACGGTGGCGGGGGTGTTGCTGGGCGGCGCCCTGGCCGGGTGCGGGGGCGGCACCCCGCCACCGCCCGCCCCCGTACCCACACCGCCCGCTGCCGCCGCCTCCCCCGCCCCTCCGAAGAAGCCGCCCACGATGGCTCCGGGACCGGCGGGACGCACCCCGGTCTTCGAGCGGCGCCCGGCCACGGGAACACCGGCGGGCCGCTCCCCGTCCGACGAGAAGGTCGTGGCGCTCTCGTTCGACGCGGACATGACGGCCGATCAGGGCCCCCGGGCGAAGGCGGGCGAACGCTTCGACAACCCGGAGCTGATCGCGCTCCTGCGCCGGCTGAAGGTGCCCTCCACGGTCTTCATGACCGGGCGGTGGGCGGAGGAGTACCCGGCGCAGGCGAAGGACATCGGCGCGGACGACCTGTTCGAGGTCGCCAACCACTCGTACAGCCACTACGCCTTCACCGCCGACTGCTACGGCCTGCCGGTGGTCGCGAAGGAGACCATGGCGCGCGATGTGGAGCGGGCCTTCGCCGCCTTCCGCGAGGCCGGTGTACGGAACGTGGTGCCGTACTTCCGCTTCCCCGGCGGCTGCTACGACGACGCGGCCCTGCGCGCGCTGGCCCCGGCGAACGTGACGGCGGTGCAGTGGGACGTGGTGAGCGGCGACGCGTTCGCGACGGACGCGGGGGCGGTGGCCCGGCAGGTGCTGGACGGGGTGCGGCCCGGGTCGCTGGTGGTGCTGCACTGCACGCGCAGCGCGGCACCGGTCACCGGGGAGGCGGTGGGCAGGATCGTCCCGGAGCTACGGAAGCGGGGCTACCGGTTCGTGAAGGTGTCGGAGCTGATGGAGGGCTGA
- a CDS encoding alkaline phosphatase PhoX, with protein MSSVSRNTETAATTATTATAVSTARHATTRRQVLAGGGAAAAIAFTGAFSELFAGTAAARGHGGYGPLVPDPDGLLDLPKGFRYRVLSREGDPLRSGEGQVPGNHDGMAAFAGRHGRVHLVRNHENRHTAKLGVPAVDGLTYDPTAKGGCTALELDGRNNVLGERVAIAGTAVNCAGGPTPWRTWLTCEETEDKAGTNGYTKDHGFIFEVDGADPRRTGAVPLTAMGRFQHEAIAVDPRNGIVYETEDAFDRPFGLFYRFLPARPLGGTGSLRAGGELEAMRVPGVPDLSAIQETGASFDRVEWVPVPDPLAAETPIRLQDFGPKGITHAQKLEGCYWGGSSVYFVSSFARSAEGSAADHYGQVWRYEPGSRRLTLVVVFGPDTDIQLPGESPDNICLAADGGLMVCEDGGGAQHVLGVTRRGEVYAMARGRQNIGTPEEPEWGEFAGVAFSPDGSTMYVNCYTPGTTFAVRGPWR; from the coding sequence ATGTCCTCCGTTTCCCGGAACACCGAGACCGCCGCGACCACAGCGACCACAGCGACCGCCGTCAGCACCGCCCGGCACGCCACGACACGACGACAGGTCCTGGCAGGCGGCGGCGCGGCGGCCGCGATCGCCTTCACCGGGGCGTTCTCCGAACTCTTCGCCGGTACGGCGGCCGCCCGCGGCCACGGCGGCTACGGCCCCCTCGTCCCCGACCCGGACGGCCTGCTCGACCTGCCGAAAGGTTTCCGCTATCGGGTGCTCTCCCGGGAGGGCGACCCGCTGCGCTCCGGCGAGGGACAGGTGCCCGGCAACCACGACGGGATGGCCGCCTTCGCGGGGCGCCACGGCCGCGTCCACCTGGTCCGCAACCACGAGAACCGGCACACGGCGAAGCTCGGCGTCCCGGCCGTCGACGGGCTGACGTACGACCCGACGGCCAAGGGCGGCTGTACGGCCCTGGAACTGGACGGCCGGAACAACGTGCTGGGCGAGCGGGTCGCCATCGCCGGTACGGCGGTGAACTGCGCGGGCGGGCCCACCCCCTGGCGCACCTGGCTGACCTGCGAGGAGACCGAGGACAAGGCCGGGACCAACGGGTACACCAAGGACCACGGCTTCATCTTCGAGGTGGACGGCGCCGACCCGCGCCGCACCGGGGCCGTCCCGCTGACGGCGATGGGCCGCTTCCAGCACGAGGCGATCGCGGTCGACCCGAGGAACGGGATCGTCTACGAGACGGAGGACGCGTTCGACCGCCCGTTCGGCCTCTTCTACCGCTTCCTCCCCGCCAGGCCGCTCGGCGGCACCGGCTCGCTGCGGGCGGGCGGGGAACTGGAGGCGATGCGAGTGCCGGGGGTGCCGGACCTCTCCGCGATCCAGGAGACGGGGGCGAGCTTCGACCGGGTCGAGTGGGTGCCCGTACCGGATCCGCTGGCGGCCGAAACGCCCATCCGGCTCCAGGACTTCGGCCCGAAGGGCATCACGCACGCGCAGAAGCTGGAGGGCTGCTACTGGGGCGGCTCGTCCGTCTACTTCGTCTCCAGCTTCGCGCGCAGCGCCGAGGGCTCGGCGGCCGACCACTACGGCCAGGTCTGGCGGTACGAGCCGGGGAGTCGGCGACTCACCCTGGTCGTGGTCTTCGGCCCGGACACCGACATCCAGCTGCCGGGCGAGTCCCCGGACAACATCTGCCTGGCCGCCGACGGCGGGCTGATGGTCTGCGAGGACGGGGGCGGTGCGCAGCATGTGCTGGGGGTGACGCGGCGGGGCGAGGTGTACGCGATGGCGCGCGGGCGGCAGAACATCGGGACGCCCGAGGAGCCGGAGTGGGGCGAGTTCGCGGGGGTCGCCTTCTCGCCGGACGGTTCGACGATGTACGTGAACTGCTACACGCCGGGGACGACGTTCGCGGTGAGGGGGCCGTGGCGCTGA
- a CDS encoding restriction endonuclease has translation MSARRRTPARRSAYRRSPSRRTPSRRGKQQGQSLAVLAVGVLFLLWVVGRLLDWVAANRWVVVLVLLLAVAGGVLWFRYRADRLRREQEWARTLRYAVEQLDRLHHRAFEHAVRDLMFRDGCTDAVQVGGAGDHGADVKATDPYGRRWVIQCKHRKAGSAGAPVGTPDLHVLNGTGRPVHHGDVVVLVTNGRFSRPALEFARSQRLHLVDRATLSTWAGGGRPLWELLRAVPPPRSPGPSPSPSPSSSPRPTPLT, from the coding sequence ATGAGCGCCCGGCGCCGTACCCCGGCCCGACGCTCCGCCTACCGACGCTCCCCCTCCCGGCGCACGCCCTCCCGGCGCGGCAAGCAGCAGGGGCAGTCGCTGGCCGTCCTCGCCGTCGGCGTCCTCTTTCTGCTCTGGGTGGTCGGCAGGCTGCTCGACTGGGTCGCCGCGAACCGGTGGGTCGTGGTGCTCGTCCTCCTCCTCGCCGTGGCGGGCGGTGTCCTCTGGTTCCGCTACCGGGCCGACCGGCTCCGCCGTGAGCAGGAGTGGGCCCGAACGCTGCGGTACGCCGTGGAGCAGTTGGACCGGCTGCACCACCGCGCGTTCGAGCATGCCGTACGGGACCTGATGTTCCGGGACGGCTGTACCGACGCCGTCCAGGTCGGCGGGGCCGGGGACCATGGGGCCGACGTCAAGGCCACCGACCCGTACGGGCGGCGCTGGGTCATCCAGTGCAAGCACCGCAAGGCCGGTTCGGCGGGGGCCCCGGTCGGGACCCCGGATCTGCATGTCCTCAACGGCACCGGCCGGCCCGTGCACCACGGTGATGTCGTCGTGCTGGTCACCAACGGGCGGTTCTCCCGGCCCGCCCTGGAGTTCGCGCGGTCCCAGCGGTTGCACCTCGTCGACCGCGCCACGCTCTCCACCTGGGCCGGGGGCGGCCGGCCCCTCTGGGAACTCCTGCGGGCCGTGCCGCCTCCGCGCAGCCCCGGCCCCAGCCCGAGTCCCAGCCCCAGTTCCAGCCCCCGTCCGACTCCGTTGACCTGA
- a CDS encoding peptidyl-tRNA hydrolase, with protein MSSDDTAQSPSGDTSPSPFHEGPAGSADPAGSARPVDRDAAPQYVLPLVLHLEKTDPPARTDALRTAARAVLTILADERSTGEGEWARAMRDWEDARIRKVVRRARGAEWRKAAALPGITVTGGSAEVRVYPPIPLDGWPKELAKLQVSGTDLDDPEPPAAPDREGPVLWLNPELEMSAGKTMAQVGHGAQLAWWELSDTDRKAWREAGFPLSVATATPDRWRELITSGLPVVRDAGFTEIAPGPTVVAEGGERFCPLPGVQTARR; from the coding sequence GTGAGCAGCGACGACACCGCCCAGAGCCCATCCGGCGACACCTCCCCGAGCCCCTTCCACGAGGGCCCTGCGGGTTCTGCCGATCCCGCCGGTTCCGCCCGTCCCGTCGACCGGGACGCGGCCCCCCAGTACGTGCTCCCGCTCGTGCTGCACCTGGAGAAGACGGACCCGCCCGCCCGGACGGACGCCCTGCGCACCGCCGCCCGCGCGGTGCTCACGATCCTGGCCGACGAGCGGTCCACCGGCGAGGGCGAGTGGGCGCGGGCCATGCGGGACTGGGAGGACGCCCGGATCCGCAAGGTGGTGCGCCGGGCGCGCGGCGCGGAGTGGCGCAAGGCGGCCGCGCTGCCCGGGATCACGGTCACGGGCGGGAGCGCGGAGGTACGGGTGTACCCGCCGATCCCGCTCGACGGCTGGCCCAAGGAGCTGGCCAAGCTCCAGGTCTCGGGCACCGACCTGGACGACCCCGAACCGCCCGCCGCCCCCGACCGGGAGGGCCCGGTGCTCTGGCTCAACCCGGAGCTGGAGATGTCCGCGGGCAAGACCATGGCCCAGGTCGGCCATGGCGCCCAGCTCGCCTGGTGGGAGCTGTCCGACACCGACCGCAAGGCCTGGCGCGAGGCGGGCTTCCCGCTCTCCGTGGCCACCGCGACCCCGGACCGCTGGCGTGAGCTGATCACGAGCGGCCTGCCGGTGGTCCGCGACGCGGGGTTCACCGAGATCGCGCCGGGGCCGACGGTCGTGGCGGAGGGCGGGGAGCGTTTCTGCCCGCTGCCGGGGGTGCAGACCGCCCGGCGGTGA
- a CDS encoding pyrimidine reductase family protein, translated as MRSLFPVTDLTTSTPGDEGRAGRPTGREDREPGRAGHEDREWSLDELAEAYAYPTGLPAEGPGSAWLRANMVSTLDGAAQHDGRSQPISCAADMRIFGTLRALADVVIAGAETVRQEGYRPARAREAFAARRAAAGQGPAPAVAVVSGSLDLDFSLPLFTEPLVPTLVVTGSGAPADRIAAARKAGADVVIAGEGARVDPARVVRELADRGLRRQLTEGGPRLLGQFVAAGVLDELCLTLSPMLTAGDAQRIAGGPGVAVPERFTLASLLEEDGFLFGRYRR; from the coding sequence ATGCGAAGCCTGTTCCCTGTGACGGACCTGACAACGAGCACCCCCGGCGACGAGGGCCGGGCCGGTCGCCCCACCGGCCGCGAGGACCGCGAGCCCGGCCGCGCAGGACACGAAGACCGCGAGTGGAGCCTCGACGAGCTGGCCGAGGCGTACGCGTACCCCACCGGCCTCCCCGCCGAAGGCCCCGGCAGCGCCTGGCTGCGCGCCAACATGGTCTCCACGCTCGACGGGGCCGCCCAGCACGACGGCCGCTCGCAGCCCATCTCCTGCGCCGCCGACATGCGGATCTTCGGCACCCTGCGGGCCCTGGCCGATGTGGTGATCGCCGGGGCCGAGACCGTACGGCAGGAGGGGTACCGTCCGGCCCGTGCCCGGGAGGCCTTCGCGGCGCGGCGGGCGGCGGCCGGGCAGGGGCCCGCGCCCGCCGTCGCGGTGGTGTCCGGCTCGCTGGACCTGGACTTCTCCCTGCCGCTGTTCACCGAGCCCCTGGTCCCGACCCTCGTGGTGACCGGCTCCGGGGCGCCCGCCGACCGGATCGCGGCGGCCCGGAAGGCGGGCGCCGATGTGGTGATCGCGGGCGAGGGCGCCCGGGTGGACCCGGCCCGGGTGGTGCGCGAGCTGGCGGACCGGGGGCTGCGGCGCCAGCTCACGGAGGGCGGGCCCCGGCTGCTCGGCCAGTTCGTGGCGGCGGGGGTGCTGGACGAGCTGTGCCTGACGCTCTCCCCGATGCTCACGGCCGGGGACGCGCAGCGGATCGCCGGAGGCCCCGGGGTCGCCGTGCCGGAACGTTTCACCTTGGCGTCGCTGCTGGAGGAGGACGGGTTCCTCTTCGGCCGCTACCGGAGGTGA
- the murC gene encoding UDP-N-acetylmuramate--L-alanine ligase, translating to MAPGIPAAMERPHFIGIGGAGMSGIAKILAQRGAKVAGSDAKESATAESLRALGATVHIGHAARHLADDASCVVVSSAIREDNPELLRAAELSIPVVHRSDALASLMNGLRAIAVAGTHGKTTTTSMLAVALSSLGLAPSYAIGGDLEGPGTNATHGEGDIFVAEADESDRSFQKYDPEVAIVLNVELDHHANYASMDEIYDSFETFVGKIVPGGTLVISADQPGAVELTRRVRDLSDLKVVTYGSAEDADVRVHKVTPRGLTSEVTVLLNGKFLTFTVSVPGAHYAHNAVAALAAGVALGIPAHNLASALGSYTGVKRRLQLKGEAAGVQVIDSYAHHPTEMTADLEAMRGAAADSRILVVFQPHLFSRTQELGTEMGQALALADASVVLDIYPAREDPIPGITSALIIDAAKAAGAEVTAVHDQAEVPGVIAGMAKPGDLVLTMGAGDVTDLGPRILDHLSGAR from the coding sequence ATGGCACCCGGCATTCCCGCCGCCATGGAACGACCGCACTTCATCGGCATCGGCGGCGCCGGAATGTCGGGCATCGCGAAGATCCTCGCCCAGCGGGGCGCGAAGGTGGCGGGCAGCGACGCCAAGGAGTCCGCCACCGCAGAGTCGCTGCGGGCGCTGGGGGCGACCGTGCACATCGGGCACGCGGCCCGGCACCTGGCCGACGACGCCTCCTGCGTGGTCGTCTCCAGCGCCATCCGCGAGGACAACCCGGAGCTGCTCCGCGCCGCCGAGCTGTCCATCCCGGTGGTCCACCGCTCCGACGCGCTCGCCTCCCTGATGAACGGCCTCCGGGCCATCGCGGTCGCCGGCACCCACGGCAAGACCACCACCACGTCCATGCTGGCCGTCGCCCTCTCCTCGCTGGGCCTGGCCCCCTCGTACGCCATCGGCGGCGACCTGGAGGGCCCCGGCACCAACGCCACGCACGGCGAGGGGGACATCTTCGTCGCGGAGGCCGACGAGAGCGACCGCAGCTTCCAGAAGTACGACCCCGAGGTCGCGATCGTCCTCAACGTCGAGCTGGACCACCACGCTAACTACGCCTCGATGGACGAGATCTACGACTCCTTCGAGACGTTCGTCGGCAAGATCGTCCCCGGTGGCACCCTGGTGATCTCCGCCGACCAGCCGGGTGCGGTCGAGCTGACCCGCCGGGTCCGGGACCTCTCCGACCTCAAGGTCGTCACGTACGGCTCCGCCGAGGACGCCGACGTACGCGTCCACAAGGTCACCCCGCGCGGCCTGACCAGCGAGGTCACGGTCCTGCTGAACGGCAAGTTCCTGACCTTCACGGTCTCGGTCCCCGGCGCCCACTACGCCCACAACGCCGTTGCCGCGCTCGCCGCCGGGGTCGCTCTCGGCATCCCCGCGCACAACCTGGCCTCGGCCCTCGGCTCGTACACCGGGGTCAAGCGCCGCCTCCAGCTCAAGGGCGAGGCGGCGGGCGTGCAGGTCATCGACTCGTACGCGCACCACCCCACCGAGATGACCGCCGACCTGGAGGCCATGCGCGGCGCCGCCGCCGACTCCCGCATCCTGGTCGTCTTCCAGCCGCACCTGTTCTCCCGTACCCAGGAGCTGGGTACGGAGATGGGCCAGGCCCTCGCCCTGGCCGACGCCTCCGTGGTCCTGGACATCTACCCGGCCCGCGAGGACCCGATCCCGGGCATCACCAGCGCCCTGATCATCGACGCGGCGAAGGCGGCGGGCGCCGAGGTCACCGCCGTCCACGACCAGGCCGAGGTCCCCGGGGTCATCGCGGGAATGGCGAAGCCCGGCGATCTCGTTCTCACCATGGGAGCGGGCGATGTCACCGACCTCGGCCCGCGCATCCTGGACCATCTGTCGGGCGCCCGGTAG
- a CDS encoding DUF4142 domain-containing protein, giving the protein MRRINGTALIIAALVATVGALAFPVWSYADRSGTGEANLNASSVATQWGPLSATDRDFLVKVRLAGLWELPAGQQAIERAPSEATKAAGDHLVVGHADLDRRARDVAAKLGVELPNQPTEQQQAWLRELTAASGDEYERKFANILRAAHGKVFGLIGQVRHTTRNTLIRQLASDANQTVLDHITMLEATGFVDFDALAREAAGGSTASPSGPPAPREGQVPLAPVPVTPSGDQSFTSRPVPPTMPPMP; this is encoded by the coding sequence TTGCGACGCATCAACGGAACGGCCCTCATCATCGCGGCCCTGGTCGCCACGGTCGGCGCGCTCGCCTTCCCCGTCTGGTCCTACGCGGACCGCTCGGGCACCGGCGAGGCGAATCTCAACGCCTCCAGCGTCGCCACCCAGTGGGGCCCGCTCTCCGCGACCGACCGGGACTTCCTGGTCAAGGTGCGGCTCGCCGGGCTGTGGGAGCTGCCCGCCGGGCAGCAGGCGATCGAGCGGGCGCCCAGCGAGGCGACGAAGGCCGCCGGGGACCATCTGGTCGTCGGGCACGCGGACCTGGACCGGCGGGCCCGGGACGTGGCCGCCAAGCTCGGGGTGGAGCTGCCCAACCAGCCGACCGAGCAGCAGCAGGCGTGGCTGCGGGAGCTGACGGCGGCGAGCGGGGACGAGTACGAGCGGAAGTTCGCCAACATCCTGCGGGCCGCCCACGGCAAGGTCTTCGGGCTGATCGGCCAGGTGCGTCACACCACCCGCAACACCCTGATCCGGCAGCTCGCGAGCGACGCCAACCAGACCGTGCTGGACCACATCACCATGCTGGAGGCCACCGGCTTCGTCGACTTCGACGCCCTGGCCCGCGAGGCCGCCGGCGGGTCCACCGCCAGCCCCTCGGGCCCGCCCGCGCCCCGGGAGGGGCAGGTGCCGCTCGCCCCGGTGCCGGTCACGCCGTCCGGCGACCAGTCGTTCACCTCCCGCCCGGTGCCGCCGACCATGCCGCCGATGCCCTGA
- a CDS encoding OsmC family protein, with product MATTRQAHTVWEGNLLEGKGVVTLDSSGIGEYPVSWPSRAEAANGRTSPEELIAAAHSSCFSMALSHGLAGAGTPPTKLETKADVTFQPGTGITGIHLTVVGEVPGLDEAGFVKAAEDAKANCPVSQALSGTEITLSASLA from the coding sequence ATGGCTACCACGCGTCAGGCGCACACGGTCTGGGAAGGCAACCTGCTCGAGGGCAAGGGAGTCGTCACCCTCGACTCCTCCGGCATCGGTGAGTACCCGGTCTCCTGGCCCTCCCGCGCCGAGGCGGCGAACGGCAGGACCAGCCCGGAGGAGCTGATCGCGGCCGCGCACTCGAGCTGCTTCTCGATGGCGCTCTCGCACGGTCTGGCCGGGGCCGGTACCCCGCCCACCAAGCTGGAGACGAAGGCCGATGTGACCTTCCAGCCCGGCACCGGCATCACCGGCATCCACCTCACCGTCGTGGGTGAGGTCCCCGGTCTGGACGAGGCGGGCTTCGTGAAGGCCGCCGAGGACGCCAAGGCGAACTGCCCGGTCAGCCAGGCGCTGTCGGGCACGGAGATCACGCTGTCGGCCTCGCTGGCCTGA
- a CDS encoding AIM24 family protein, whose protein sequence is MKSDLFSSEHLAQPATAPGMTLQNSKSIKYAVNGEMHARQGSMIAFRGNLQFERKSQGIGGLLKRAVTGEGLPLMAVRGQGEAWFAHEAANCFIVEMDQGDQLTINGRNVLCFDATLAYEIRTVKGAGMVGGGLFNSVFSGYGKIGLMCEGTPIVIPVTAAQPVYVDTDAVVGWSQHLTTTLHRSQSVGSMVRGGSGEAVQLMLQGEGFVIIRPSEARPERTAN, encoded by the coding sequence ATGAAGAGCGATCTGTTTTCCAGCGAGCACCTGGCCCAGCCGGCCACCGCCCCCGGCATGACCCTGCAGAACTCCAAGTCGATCAAGTACGCCGTCAACGGGGAGATGCACGCCCGCCAGGGCTCGATGATCGCCTTCCGCGGCAACCTCCAGTTCGAGCGCAAGAGCCAGGGGATCGGCGGCCTGCTCAAGCGCGCGGTCACCGGCGAGGGCCTGCCGCTCATGGCCGTACGCGGTCAGGGCGAGGCGTGGTTCGCGCACGAGGCCGCCAACTGTTTCATCGTGGAGATGGACCAGGGCGACCAGCTCACCATCAACGGCCGCAACGTCCTCTGTTTCGACGCCACCCTCGCGTACGAGATCAGGACGGTGAAGGGCGCCGGGATGGTCGGCGGCGGCCTCTTCAACAGCGTCTTCTCCGGGTACGGCAAGATCGGCCTGATGTGCGAGGGCACCCCCATCGTGATCCCGGTGACGGCCGCCCAGCCGGTGTACGTCGACACGGACGCGGTCGTCGGCTGGAGCCAGCACCTCACCACCACCCTGCACCGCTCCCAGAGCGTCGGCTCGATGGTCCGCGGCGGCTCGGGCGAGGCCGTCCAGCTGATGCTCCAGGGCGAGGGCTTCGTCATCATCCGCCCGAGCGAGGCCAGGCCGGAGCGGACGGCCAACTGA